The genomic interval TGAAGTATACTGGAAGTCTAAACGAACTGATGACTGCTATCATCCAAATCCGTTCTGATATGAAGATTCAATCAGGCAACAAATCCTGTCTGGACAACACCTCCAGCCATCTCTCTGCTTCCAGTGACCCTATCAGAGCTTTGGATCGCGCTGTGATAGATGATGATGTCCCAAAATTATCCAAGATGTTGGAAGAGACGTACTCGTGTAATACAACAACGAGCCAATGCTTCCAGGAAATTGTCTATGATCTAGCAGGGAGTTCAGTGGTCTATGGTTCTAAGCGGGCTGCTGCCTTTTTGCTTTCAGAAGCATTCTCCCGATATCATATTACGCTAGATCACAGGATATTGAACCAAATGATTATAATTTCTGGTCGGCAACAAGCTTTTGAAGAGTACACTGCATCTAGGATGTGTTCTCAGTGCAGCTGTAAAGACTCTTGTGGTAAGTCAGAGAGTAACCTGTTCTCCTTGGCCGTCGAGCAACTTGCGCTCGGCGGAAAGGACGTCTTATTGGAAAAGGATGCTTTTGGCCGTCATCCGCTCCATTACGGTGCAATTTACGGCTTGCCAGGTATCTGTGAATTATTACTGGACTTGTCTCAAAAGTCGGGTCAAGAGTATCCCGCACGCCTCATCATGTCGTTGGACTCTCAACGTTTTACGCCACTGCACTACGCAGTGATCAACAACCACGCCCTGGTCATAAAAGCCTTTTTGAAAGCTCTCGAACCGATGATGCAAACAAATGACGAATCCAGCAAATACATCTTGATCGATATTCTGAGGGATCTTCTTGCCATAGCAATCAAATACCAGTATGATGACATAGTCCGCCTGTTTGCCAAGTTTCCGCGAGAGTTTCATGACGAATCTAGTCATGGAGAGACAGCTCTCTATGTTGCGGCTCGCagtggaaaggaagaatatgtGGACATGCTCCTTAAGCATGGAAGTTTTCCAGATCTTGATATCCCAGAGACTGTGCATGGCTGGACTCCTTTATTCATTGCCTGCGTAGAGGGTCACCACGCCGTGGCTAAACTCCTTTTGGATGCGGCAGCGAAACAGGACATTCATGATTATTCCGGGTGGACTGCCAAAGAGCATGCAGCAGTAAGAGGCCATCTAACTTTAGCCGGGATGCTCACTTCATTGGGTACTGAGGATTCTCTCGGTGGGCCTGCTAGCACACTTATACAGCCAATTCGTCGAAACACCCAGTCATTTAGGACTGATTGTCACTACCTAATCATCAATTTGGGTGTCCTACAAAGCGGAAAACAGGTAAAGGCTGTTGAACTGAGAGAACGCTCTCCGAAGGAGCTAATCTCTATGAATGCTGGCTTCTTGATGGAAATTTCAATCTCAGAGAGGGGAAGCATAAGGGAGCTTGTAGAGCTACCTTCATTGACTGATATGACCCACGAACCTTTCGTTTTCCCAGTCACGGATCCGGACAGAGCCTGGCTATCTTTCAAGTTTCTCCAAGCTAGCTCTACATTGGCAAAGGAATATAACCTTTTGGGGGGTGGTACGGCTCTGATAGGAAGCCCCGGCGATCATTTCGGAGAAAATCGTGAAAGCCTCATCAGAGAACGTACCGTTCCTATCCTTGAGAAAGATACACTTGATGTTCTGGGCAAGGTCACTTTTACTTTTGTCATCTCTAAACCAATATCCTACCGTGCCATTCCCTTGGCCAGACCCCTTGTCGTTGAAGAAGGGGTACAGCTAGTGGGTCATAGAGGTACGttctatattattacttcctccttctccacaaTAGACCAGTAACGTGTGCAGGTCTCGGACAAAACACAGCCAGCCACAGCTATCTTCAAATAGgagaaaatactatagagGTACGCATCATTTTCTTAACCATTGAAATCAAATCCTGCCTACCTAACATGGGATTTAGTCATTCCTTTTGGCATCAAAGCAAGGCGCCACAATCGTTGAGGTAAGAATGATCTGCCAATATGTGAGCGAGTGCGGCTGACAACTATGATAGTTTGGTAATACAACATCTCACGAATCGTACCTTGCATGTGCACTAAAGTTTAGTCAGATGTACAGTTAACAAGAGATCTCGTGCCCGTCATATACCATGACTTTTCTCTGAGCGAGTCAGGGACTGATATCCCTATTCATGACTTAAATCTTGATCAGGTCCGTATCTTTGAGATTGATTTGAACTGATTCTCACCCATCAAAGTTCATGCACGCAAGCAATATCCAGTCGCCACGAGGGGATCCCGTATCTGTGCTTGGGAAAGCGAATGCACAGCCTATATCCACTCAGGTTACTTCGACTAAGCCACGATCTCGATCATTAACTAAAGACCACGAGAGGGGAACTAGGGAAATCCGTGATAGAATGAAGTATACAGTTGATTTTGTCAGCAAGGGATTCAAACCTAATACCAGAGGTGACTTTATCCAAGATTCCTTCACGACACTGGAAGAACTGCTTGAAGAGCTGCCTGAGTCAATCAGCTTCAATATCGAGATAAGTAGGTTATATGCTGCCACTGGTGGTTCTCCACTTGCGGGAGACAAAGCTAACAACGTCCCAATGAAGAGTACCCCAGGCTTCATGAAGCTATAGAAGCAGGTGTAGCACCAGTGGCTATTGAAATCAACACCTTCATCGACAAAGCGCTTGAGAGACTCTTTTCTTACGGCAACAAAAAACGGACCATTATCCTATCCTCATTTACTCCCGAGATCTGCATTTTATTGGCCATCAAACAACAGACGTACCCTGTGATGTTCATCACTAATGCCGGCAAGCCTCCAGTTACGGATCGAGAGATGAGGGCTGCCAGCATACAGTCCGCTGTTCGATTTGCCAAGAGGTGGAATTTATCTGGCCTTGTCTTTGCATCTGAGGCGCTGGTAATGTGCCCCAGGCTTGTCAGATATGTTCAACGATCAGGATTGATCTGTGGATCCTATGGATCTCAGAACAATATACCAGAAAATGCGAAGGTAAGTGCTTCTATATTGATCCTTAGTGCTTTCAAACTGTGATGTAGAAGTTGCTCGGTAGCtgattaaatattctagacCCAAGCCGCTGCTGGAATTGACATTATTATGGCCGATAGGGTTGGGCTTATTGCTATGTCCCTGAAAGGATATCAAAAGCAGGCAAAAAGCCAGGCATAATCCCCGCGTGGACGGTACCCTAAGGATAGGCCCTAATCTTATCTACATGTGACTGCATCGATGTGTTTGGTCAAAATGAGGCATGTGGCTCACCCCACAGGCGGAGAAACGTGTGGCTAGTGCATGACAGTCCCCTCCATAGATTCAATTTAATTTTTCGCGGCAATTGTCGTGCAGTTTGTATCTACATTTCATTCCATATATCAAGAGTTAGTAGTTGGACATCCTGATTATTTTGTCTAATTACTGAAAACTCGAAGTACTAACCTACTAATAAGCCAGTTTCAACCACTAAGTGCTCATTTATACAATATTTGCAGAACCCCGCGCTACCCCTCCATCGCCAACATGTCTTCCAAGTCGCAATTGACCTACAGCGCACGCGCTAGCAAGCACCCCAATGCGCTCGTAAAGAAGCTCTTCGAGGTTGCCGAGGCCAAGAAAACCAATGTCACCGTTTCCGCCGACGTGACAACCACCAAAGAGCTGCTGGATTTGGCTGACCGTATGCGCACCGGGGATGCCACTTACATGTGATCTAGTAATGGTTAATGGTGGATTATATAACAGGACTCGGTCCGTACATTGCCGTGATCAAAACTCACATCGATATCCTCTCCGATTTCAGCGAAGAAACCATCACCGGTCTGAAGGCCCTTGCAGAGAAGCACaatttcctcatcttcgaagaTCGCAAGTTCATCGATATCGGAAACACAGTCCAAAAGCAGTACCATGGCGGCACTCTGCGTATCTCTGAGTGGGCCCACATCATCAACTGCAGTATTCTGCCCGGTGAGGGTATCGTCGAGGCTCTGGCCCAGACTGCTTCGGCCGAGGACTTCCCCTACGGCTCCGAGAGGGGCCTTTTGATCCTTGCGGAGATGACCTCCAAGGGATCTTTGGCTACCGGTCAATATACTACTTCTTCTGTTGACTATGCTCGGAAGTATAAGAAGTTTGTGATGGGATTCGTCTCGACACGTCACCTTGGCGAGGTTCAGTCTGAAGTTAGCTCGCcttcggaggaggaagattttGTCGTCTTCACGACAGGTGTCAACCTCTCCTCGAAGGGTGACAAGCTGGGACAGCAGTACCAAACTCCTGAGTCGGCTGTTGGACGCGGTGCCGACTTTATTATTGCTGGCCGTGGAATTTATGCTGCTCCTGATCCCGTGGAGGCGGCGAAGCAGTACCAGAAGGAGGGATGGGATGCATACCTGAAGCGTGTTGGTGCGCAATAAGTAGTGGTGGATACGTACTCCTTTTATGGCAGTATGTCGCAAGTATGATGCGATTTATAAATTCAGCACTCGAAATGACTACTACTATGTGTCTACGACAGATACCCTCTCCGTACGAATAAGACACCTGCCTCGATATATGGACAAATTCAAAATCAGGGTCAAGGGTCATGTTTCAAAGTCACAACAATCTCCAACATAGACGAGAATTTGTACCGGAGTGTCTGAAGGTGCAGCTGGAGATTGGTCTATTTTCTTAGAGTGGGGTATCACTAATGTACAGTCGGTCACTATCGTACAAACAATCACAATTATATACAAGATTTCCCACCACCCCCTACTCTAACACGGCACAATTATCCATCGAGTCAGAGCCTAGCCACCATTTGGTGCTCTCGTAGAGACCAAAGTATAATCCTGATCCGACAGCGGCCATAAACGTGTTGATAGCACACCCTCGGAATAGTCCTCTCGGGCCATCTGTTCGTACAATCTCCCGTACGGTATTGAtcatccttttcttctgagGTGCAGTTGTATCTGCAGCATCGAGCATGATTCGTGTCCGGACCATATCCATGGGTGCTGTCAAGACACTAGCTATACCGCCCGAGACCGCAGCACTTATTGCGGCTGTCGCTGCAGCCTCTCCGATTGTCGAATGggcctctttctttccataCTCTCTTGGTCTTTCTAGCACCTTCTCTCGATCTCCGAATCTATATTCAAAAATTCGATACCGAAAAGACTCGTACAGAGGCATCTGAATCGCCGACACTGGCAAGCTATGCGCCACAAGAGCCGGGTATCCGCTCCAAAGCTGTCTAGGGTTGATAAACTTCTTGAAAGCTAGCCGTGTCGCTTTCTGGGCTACACCACCTACCCTTCCCCCAGCTACAGGTGCTGATGCGTCTGGATGGTGTGATTGGATCATCTGCGCGTTGTGTTTTAATGCATCAGCCGGAGCAAAGACTCCGCAAGCAGCAAGATCCGCAACGGAGGCTGCGCAAAAATCGGAAAAGAGCCGAGCTGAGCTAGACTCATGCGTTCCAAGTTTTTGATGTATGACTTGGAGTCCTGACTGTGCATACTCGTATGTGATGAAGAATGCGCCCGCTTTGACCCGTTATTTTTTGCTCAATGAATATGAGTTGGGTAAGGATAATGTTGGGTATCACCAACCTGTGGGAAATGAGGCAGCGGTTACGCTCGCGATACCTTGGTAAAGGCCGCGGAATATCCCTGGGTGTCTCCATATGCTGGTTCCTGTGTTGGTTCTCAGGAACTGCGAATATTCGCGAGACTGAATGCGGGTTTTGATCGTATCTAAGGGATATGTGAATAGATCTAGTGAGAGGGATGCGGTTGTGCTTGCCTAGTTCCCTCAGGTTAATGTATGCTGTTTGTCCAAGGGGGTTAGAAAATATACCAGCAATATACTAAGTGGCTCGGCGGCCATATTATTTGTCGATAGAGGCgggaggacgaggatgttcAATCGTGGATTTTGTAACCGTCCTGGCACACATCACCTTACAAGGCTTTGAGTTTTCGTTCTATAATTTGAGACAGGTCACAGTCGATTGCCATATTAGATTACAGCAACGTAGGTAGACATTAGGATTGATGCCAGGCAGCGAAGTTTTTTTCACTATTGGATGAGTTTATTCCGGGCTCCGCGGGAACCGATTGGGGTCTGACATTTCTGGAAAATCCCCAAACATATTTCATTTTGTCTTTGCGGACAGATAAAACGCTTTCGATTCCGATAGTAGAGGTATATACACATCGAGTGTAAACAGTATAAGCATATAGTCTCTCGGTTTGTTAGCGGTTTTGACGCATACTAATAAATCATCGATAACTAGTACTGCTATCGATAAGCTCCTTGACGGGGAAAGGTAGCAGGACCCACTGCAGTCACTTTAGTAAGTGGATGTCAGGATGATAAGGAGATATAGAGATATGCAGCTGATAAGCTTAGAACGTGACCTGAAGGAAGAcattaaaattagattacgggggggaaagaagacgatCTTAAGGTTCTCTATATAACGTCCGAGATATCTCCCGATGCTCGTCGGCTTCATATTTGAACGCCGAAGTGGTTCGCCTCAGCTGTGGAGAAAGTACGAGGTGGTATTTGGTTTACCCTATCTCTTGTtacttctctcctcctcttgGCAGATGCAGATCGACAAACCAGTGAGACTGGAGAAGGGTAAGCTCCCTTGGCGGCGGAAATGTCCGCCAGATAAGTGAGGGGACACAGTGACTTGGTTATCTTCTCATTGATTCAACTAGTGTTTGTTTCTCCTCGTGATAGAGATACTCGGCTGTCTTATCCAATGGATCCAACATCCCATCGcctatcctcttcttctcctcttttccccctcattGTTTATGCTCCAACGTACGGAATTTACGCGGAACCAAAGCCGCCGTTGCTTGCGTGGGATTGGCCATGGACGATAAGCTTGCCGTCATAGTGGACGCACTACGACTAGTAGTTTGGCGTACCCCAGATAATCGGCGGCTTATCTGTGGATGGCGGTTGTGCCGATGAAGTCTAATCGGCCAGCTCAGATAACAATCGTTGCATTCTCTAGTGCCACGACCCCCGCGGATGAGGAGGTGTGCGCACATATGTAAGGCATTATCGCCATCCCTGGCGACCTCCTTGATTCTCTCCTCCCCTCTTTTATTCCTTCCCATACcaaaatattagaaaacAATGGCGGATGAGAAGACTTCCCCACCTACCACCGTCGATGTGGAGAAAGACGTCAAGGGGCACGTCGATCCAGTGCTTAAAGAACATGCCCAGGATGCGGATGAGGCATTGAAAGCCTTTCAGGAACTCCACGGCGAAGCGATCGAGCTCGATGCCGCAACAAACAAGCGACTTTTAAGAATAATTGACTGGCATATGATGCCGATTATGTGTTTTGTATATGGAATGAACTACTTGGACAGTATGTTGTTCTTCGCCTCTAACCTCGGCATTGATAACCCTTAACCCTGCACAGAAACAACCCTATCCTACGCCAGTGTCATGGGACTTAAATCGGACCTGAACTTGAAAGGCGACGAATATCAATGGCTAGGCAGTTTGTTTTATTTCGGTTCGTCAAACAATGGCCCTAACGTGGAAACACACTACCAGTTAAACTGACACGACTTGGACTGTAGGATACCTGGCATGGGAATATCCCACCAACCGATTGCTCCAGCGCCTCCCCTTGGGTAAATACTCTGCGGCTTGCATCATCATTTGGGGAACCATTCTTTGTTGCTTCGCCGCTGTCAGCAATTATTCCGGAGCCATCGCTATTCGGTGGGACCGCACTCTGCCACAATCACCAACAAAGGCTGACAATTCCTCGTTAGTTTCTTCCTTGGTGTCTTCGAAGCCTCTGTTACACCAGGCTTTGCTTTGTTGACCTCACAGGTGCGtttcaagctcctccatATAACAGCAGTTTCTGACCCTCTCGCATAGTGGTACACCAAGAGTGAACAAAGCAGCCGCGTCAACATCTGGTTCAGCTTCAACGGCTGGGGACAGATCCTGGGAGGCTTTGTGGCGTACGGCATCGCGGTTGGCACAGAGAGACACGGGTCAGCCATCGCTCCATGGAAGATTGTCTTCCTTTGCACGGGTCTATTAACCGTTGCGCTTGGTGTTATTTTCCTCTGGATAGTCCCAGATAGCCAACTGAATGCCCGCTGGCTAAAGCAAGAAGATCGTGTTCTCGCCGTCGCTCGCGTCAGAGAAAACCAGCAGGGTATCGGAAACAAGCACTTCAAGCTCTACCAGGTCAAGGAAGCACTCCTAGACCCCATGACTTgggcattcttcttctttgcaCTTATCGCCAATATTCCCAATGGCGGTATCACAAACTTCTTCAGCCAGCTGGTGAGTGCCCCCTTTCGTACTAGACTAAGACCCAATGACTAATTAAATTACCGCCAGATCACTAGCTTCGGCTACACTCCCCAGCAGAGTCTCCTGTATGGTACTCCCGGCGGTGCGGTTGAGGTTGTCGCTCTAGTTCTCAACGGTTACGCCGGTCAATACACAGGCCAGCGACTCCTTTGCAGCACCGGCGGCCTAGTCACTGCCATAGTGGGCATGGTCCTCATTGTTGCTCTCCCCCTATCAAACAACGTCGGACGTCTGATCGGTTACTACATGACCCAAGCAAGCCCGACTCCATTCGTGGCCTTGCTCTCGATGGTCTCCTCCAACGTCGCCGGTTATACTAAAAAGACTACAGTCGCTGCACTATTTTTGATCGGCTACTGCGCAGGAAATATCATCGGTATGTCCGTTTCATTTTGACCTAGATCCGATCGGAAATTAACAGCATCATCTGTATAGGTCCTCAAGTCTTCCGCCCCAAAGATGCCCCTCGCTACGTGCCCGCCGAGATCACGATCATTGTCTGCTGGGGCGtctgtttgtttcttttggccttcatctggtggtggtatAGCAAACAGAATGCTAAGAAGATTCAGATCACGGAGAGCTCCGGCTACGTGCGACTGGAGAATCAAGAGTGAGTGTCGTCcctatcttttcttcagcATGAAGTATAGGTTACTAATTGGTGTATAGATGGTTGGATCTAACTGATCGGGAGAACCATGAATTTCTTTATTCGTTGtagattctttctttcgtgtATATGACTTTGTAACGCAGAATATTATGACCTTTATCAGCGACTAGTGTATATATTTCATGCAATATCGATATTACTTCATTGCTACTATCTCATACAGACAACATCAGCCCCATATCTCAACGGATTCTGAATATACGGAGACAAGACCGTATTATCCACCACAAGCAACGAGCCACTTTTATGCGCGATATCGGTAACAGCTTGGATATCCGCCAGCCATAGAGTCGGGTTACTTGGCGTCTCGATCCACACCATCTTGACAGTTTTTTTTGCAATTATCAAGGGTATTCGCCAGTTCAATTTGGATGTCGTTGACGATGTCACTGTGCAATTAAATGATGGTGCCACTTGCTTGAGGTACCTGTGTGTTCCGCCGTAAAG from Aspergillus flavus chromosome 7, complete sequence carries:
- a CDS encoding ankyrin repeat-containing protein — its product is MRFGLNYHRYQVPEWAPFYVPYPLLKKLLKTAIRAADPATNQPDFKEVYTCLEHNINSFGIFHHENYDILRQRVEELHNQLAPKSKTLSKTKDINCYELENILKAVIELRKDSEKLQWYYRVNKEAVQRIYAKLEKLCRSTGHTDEGHKVKWTDLEADRDVSWLKYTGSLNELMTAIIQIRSDMKIQSGNKSCLDNTSSHLSASSDPIRALDRAVIDDDVPKLSKMLEETYSCNTTTSQCFQEIVYDLAGSSVVYGSKRAAAFLLSEAFSRYHITLDHRILNQMIIISGRQQAFEEYTASRMCSQCSCKDSCGKSESNLFSLAVEQLALGGKDVLLEKDAFGRHPLHYGAIYGLPGICELLLDLSQKSGQEYPARLIMSLDSQRFTPLHYAVINNHALVIKAFLKALEPMMQTNDESSKYILIDILRDLLAIAIKYQYDDIVRLFAKFPREFHDESSHGETALYVAARSGKEEYVDMLLKHGSFPDLDIPETVHGWTPLFIACVEGHHAVAKLLLDAAAKQDIHDYSGWTAKEHAAVRGHLTLAGMLTSLGTEDSLGGPASTLIQPIRRNTQSFRTDCHYLIINLGVLQSGKQVKAVELRERSPKELISMNAGFLMEISISERGSIRELVELPSLTDMTHEPFVFPVTDPDRAWLSFKFLQASSTLAKEYNLLGGGTALIGSPGDHFGENRESLIRERTVPILEKDTLDVLGKVTFTFVISKPISYRAIPLARPLVVEEGVQLVGHRGLGQNTASHSYLQIGENTIESFLLASKQGATIVESDVQLTRDLVPVIYHDFSLSESGTDIPIHDLNLDQFMHASNIQSPRGDPVSVLGKANAQPISTQVTSTKPRSRSLTKDHERGTREIRDRMKYTVDFVSKGFKPNTRGDFIQDSFTTLEELLEELPESISFNIEIKYPRLHEAIEAGVAPVAIEINTFIDKALERLFSYGNKKRTIILSSFTPEICILLAIKQQTYPVMFITNAGKPPVTDREMRAASIQSAVRFAKRWNLSGLVFASEALVMCPRLVRYVQRSGLICGSYGSQNNIPENAKTQAAAGIDIIMADRVGLIAMSLKGYQKQAKSQA
- the pyrG gene encoding pyrG → MSSKSQLTYSARASKHPNALVKKLFEVAEAKKTNVTVSADVTTTKELLDLADRLGPYIAVIKTHIDILSDFSEETITGLKALAEKHNFLIFEDRKFIDIGNTVQKQYHGGTLRISEWAHIINCSILPGEGIVEALAQTASAEDFPYGSERGLLILAEMTSKGSLATGQYTTSSVDYARKYKKFVMGFVSTRHLGEVQSEVSSPSEEEDFVVFTTGVNLSSKGDKLGQQYQTPESAVGRGADFIIAGRGIYAAPDPVEAAKQYQKEGWDAYLKRVGAQ
- a CDS encoding mitochondrial carrier domain-containing protein yields the protein MAAEPLSILLASTTASLSLDLFTYPLDTIKTRIQSREYSQFLRTNTGTSIWRHPGIFRGLYQGIASVTAASFPTAGAFFITYEYAQSGLQVIHQKLGTHESSSARLFSDFCAASVADLAACGVFAPADALKHNAQMIQSHHPDASAPVAGGRVGGVAQKATRLAFKKFINPRQLWSGYPALVAHSLPVSAIQMPLYESFRYRIFEYRFGDREKVLERPREYGKKEAHSTIGEAAATAAISAAVSGGIASVLTAPMDMVRTRIMLDAADTTAPQKKRMINTVREIVRTDGPRGLFRGCAINTFMAAVGSGLYFGLYESTKWWLGSDSMDNCAVLE
- a CDS encoding permease of the major facilitator superfamily (MFS allantoate transporter, putative); the encoded protein is MADEKTSPPTTVDVEKDVKGHVDPVLKEHAQDADEALKAFQELHGEAIELDAATNKRLLRIIDWHMMPIMCFVYGMNYLDKTTLSYASVMGLKSDLNLKGDEYQWLGSLFYFGYLAWEYPTNRLLQRLPLGKYSAACIIIWGTILCCFAAVSNYSGAIAIRFFLGVFEASVTPGFALLTSQWYTKSEQSSRVNIWFSFNGWGQILGGFVAYGIAVGTERHGSAIAPWKIVFLCTGLLTVALGVIFLWIVPDSQLNARWLKQEDRVLAVARVRENQQGIGNKHFKLYQVKEALLDPMTWAFFFFALIANIPNGGITNFFSQLITSFGYTPQQSLLYGTPGGAVEVVALVLNGYAGQYTGQRLLCSTGGLVTAIVGMVLIVALPLSNNVGRLIGYYMTQASPTPFVALLSMVSSNVAGYTKKTTVAALFLIGYCAGNIIGPQVFRPKDAPRYVPAEITIIVCWGVCLFLLAFIWWWYSKQNAKKIQITESSGYVRLENQEWLDLTDRENHEFLYSL